One Prevotella intermedia ATCC 25611 = DSM 20706 DNA window includes the following coding sequences:
- a CDS encoding helix-turn-helix domain-containing protein, with protein MEYETISKEMPEMKQLISGIRNLTKRVRTTAQTHRPLFEGELYLTGREICERLFLSPRTLQDYRDKGIFPYTQIAGKILYRLSDLQRILQENYVNRNLHQ; from the coding sequence ATGGAATACGAAACCATCAGCAAAGAAATGCCCGAAATGAAACAGCTCATTTCGGGCATCAGAAACCTCACAAAGCGTGTGCGGACAACAGCACAGACACACCGTCCCCTGTTCGAGGGAGAACTCTATCTCACAGGAAGAGAGATATGCGAAAGGCTGTTCCTCTCTCCTCGAACCTTGCAGGATTATCGGGATAAAGGCATTTTCCCATACACGCAGATTGCAGGGAAGATACTTTACCGATTGTCTGACCTGCAACGAATTTTGCAAGAAAATTATGTAAACAGAAACCTGCATCAATAA
- a CDS encoding helix-turn-helix domain-containing protein, with translation MRFTAIDTSAWEELKESIVELTDCFNEHFAPPAEVPDLLHNGDVCRILNISKRTLQHYRDTSVLPFIQIGHKCYYKREDVEKLLAKSDTHK, from the coding sequence ATGAGATTTACAGCCATTGACACCTCCGCTTGGGAGGAACTGAAAGAGAGCATCGTGGAGCTGACCGACTGCTTTAACGAGCATTTCGCCCCACCTGCCGAAGTGCCCGACCTCCTGCACAATGGAGACGTGTGCCGAATACTGAACATCAGTAAGCGGACACTTCAACACTATCGGGACACTTCCGTGTTGCCCTTCATCCAAATCGGGCATAAGTGCTATTACAAACGTGAGGACGTTGAGAAACTCCTCGCCAAGTCTGACACTCATAAATAA
- a CDS encoding IS982 family transposase yields MTDTNLIEIFCIFDDFCKYFTPELKKHTLQVPGKRHRNRVSRMSDSEIMTILVLFHTHRFRDLKSFYLGYICQHMRGDFPHRISYNRFVERQAQVALHLLLFLQTCALGKCSGISIIDSTPLASCHIKRERQHRTMRGWAAKGKCTMGWFYGFKLHLVINDKGEIIQWKLTPGNVDDREPLKDKRFTERLFGKLFADRGYISQNLFEMLFVDNIHLVTKIKKNMKNSLMSLYDKLLLRKRSVIETVNDELKNVCQIEHTRHRSFDNFATNLIAGLIAYNLLPKKPEMNIEIIDKSRIIA; encoded by the coding sequence ATGACTGATACAAATTTAATAGAAATATTCTGTATATTCGACGATTTTTGCAAGTATTTTACTCCAGAGTTGAAAAAACATACGCTTCAGGTACCCGGCAAGCGGCACCGTAACCGTGTTTCCCGTATGTCAGACAGTGAAATCATGACCATTCTGGTCCTGTTCCACACTCACCGCTTCCGAGACCTCAAGTCCTTCTACTTAGGCTATATCTGCCAGCATATGCGTGGAGACTTCCCACATCGGATTTCCTACAACCGCTTCGTCGAGCGACAAGCACAGGTCGCACTGCACCTGTTGCTGTTTCTCCAGACATGTGCACTGGGCAAGTGTTCAGGCATATCCATCATTGATTCCACACCACTGGCTTCCTGCCACATCAAGCGTGAGCGGCAGCACAGGACCATGAGGGGCTGGGCGGCAAAGGGAAAGTGCACCATGGGCTGGTTCTACGGCTTCAAGCTACATCTTGTCATCAATGACAAGGGAGAGATTATCCAGTGGAAGCTCACGCCAGGAAACGTAGATGACAGGGAGCCACTGAAGGACAAACGCTTCACCGAGAGGTTGTTTGGGAAACTCTTCGCAGACAGGGGGTATATCAGTCAGAACCTCTTTGAGATGCTCTTTGTGGACAATATACATTTGGTGACCAAGATAAAGAAGAACATGAAGAACTCCCTGATGAGCCTGTATGATAAGTTGTTGCTCAGAAAGCGTTCTGTGATAGAGACGGTGAACGATGAACTGAAGAATGTATGTCAGATAGAACACACCAGACATCGCTCTTTTGATAACTTTGCAACAAATCTGATAGCAGGACTCATTGCATACAATCTGTTGCCAAAGAAGCCAGAAATGAACATAGAAATAATTGATAAAAGCAGAATAATTGCATAG
- a CDS encoding cation-translocating P-type ATPase, giving the protein MSKIHYQGLTDAQVLESRAKYGANVLTPSEEDSLWDQIKEVCKHPIAIAMFGLIAVSVVLAGILVSSMGVAVWVMPAIVTIATLLILIVGFFGGFGDPLFKILITAFVLSMGISTYEYEWNNAEWTAFFEPIGIIVALILATSIAYWLEKNNEKTFQSLNQSNDNEPVKVIRNGHVCQVLRKDVVVGDIVKLETGEEIPADCKLLDCLSLTVDESSLTGELQATKSLDANAYPDATYRANEIKKGTNIIEGYCTAEVTQVGMSTECGEVYKSLNEGDEITVGWFVKNNSTGEIVGKYSTEDDANDALKEYQGKHEDDDVVVEQPLIDRMRVRKGSETPLSRKLNGLADWITKASYWIAGFIIIGRLIWFFVSGDINFSSGEYWVEFVSFFLKTIMIAVTLVVVAVPEGLPMSVTLSLAFSMRKLMKSNTLPRTMHACETMGAASVICTDKTGTLTKNQMEVVDSKIACSDNNLIAEMIAVNTTANLDFSDKNNTKVIGNPTEGALLLWIQKKGSDYLEIRDTVQLIDRLPFTTENKYMATIVESAVLGKKVVYVKGAPEILLNLCDISSDSKNSLEKELLSYQNKAMRTLGLAYMELTDNDNIFKDGKLIANNLKFVGIFAIQDDIRDGVKESIGDCMKAGIAVKIVTGDTPGTAKEIGRKIGLWQDSDTGKNIITGAELALLTDKQLQERAMDLKIIARARPMDKKRLVEALQSLDQVVAVTGDGTNDAPALNKADVGLSMGNGTAVAKDASDMIIQDNSFSTIANAVMWGRSLYKNIQRFLLFQLTVNVAACFLVLFGAFLGTESPLTVTQMLWVNLIMDTFAAIALSALPPQKSVMEDKPRDPKAFILDSSMLRNIFGVGGFFFVILLALLIISQHADIKSMSDLLNFHFGERNEVSVYELTLIFTIFVMTHMGYIFNARGYKTGGSGWNLKGCDGFLIIATVVTVGQIAIVQVPFLNSFFNVQQLPFSDWVIIFIIGFLVTGVRELKHLIFK; this is encoded by the coding sequence ATGAGTAAGATTCACTATCAAGGCTTAACCGATGCCCAGGTGCTCGAAAGCCGTGCGAAGTATGGTGCAAACGTGCTGACTCCGTCAGAAGAAGATTCCTTGTGGGATCAGATTAAAGAAGTATGTAAACATCCGATTGCGATAGCAATGTTTGGGCTTATCGCTGTGTCGGTTGTTCTTGCAGGAATACTTGTATCTAGCATGGGCGTGGCTGTTTGGGTTATGCCGGCAATCGTAACAATTGCAACACTGCTTATTCTCATAGTAGGCTTCTTTGGCGGTTTTGGAGATCCTCTTTTCAAAATCCTGATTACTGCATTTGTCCTTTCAATGGGTATTTCAACCTACGAATACGAATGGAATAATGCAGAATGGACAGCATTCTTTGAACCAATAGGTATTATTGTTGCTCTTATTCTTGCCACAAGTATTGCATACTGGCTTGAAAAAAACAATGAAAAGACGTTTCAGAGTCTTAATCAGTCAAATGATAATGAACCTGTGAAGGTCATTCGTAATGGCCATGTATGTCAGGTTCTACGTAAGGATGTTGTTGTGGGCGATATAGTTAAACTGGAAACTGGTGAAGAAATACCTGCTGATTGTAAATTGTTGGATTGCCTTAGTCTTACTGTTGATGAGTCTTCGCTTACAGGCGAACTTCAGGCAACAAAATCTCTTGACGCGAATGCATATCCAGATGCAACATATAGAGCTAATGAGATTAAAAAAGGTACAAATATTATTGAAGGTTATTGTACAGCAGAGGTAACTCAGGTAGGTATGAGTACTGAATGTGGTGAGGTTTATAAATCTCTGAATGAAGGCGATGAAATCACTGTTGGTTGGTTCGTTAAGAATAACTCTACAGGTGAGATCGTTGGTAAGTATAGCACAGAAGATGATGCTAATGATGCTCTAAAAGAATATCAAGGTAAGCATGAAGACGATGATGTTGTGGTTGAACAGCCACTTATTGACCGTATGCGTGTACGCAAGGGTAGTGAAACGCCTCTCAGCAGAAAACTTAACGGTCTTGCCGATTGGATTACCAAAGCAAGTTACTGGATTGCAGGATTCATCATTATAGGAAGATTGATTTGGTTCTTTGTTTCTGGTGATATTAATTTCTCTTCAGGCGAATACTGGGTAGAGTTCGTAAGCTTCTTCCTTAAGACTATAATGATTGCCGTAACACTTGTTGTTGTTGCTGTACCAGAAGGTCTTCCAATGTCTGTTACTTTAAGCCTTGCATTCAGTATGCGTAAGCTTATGAAGAGTAATACGCTTCCACGTACAATGCATGCTTGTGAAACCATGGGAGCAGCCTCTGTTATTTGTACTGATAAGACAGGTACTTTGACGAAGAACCAAATGGAGGTTGTTGATTCTAAAATAGCATGTTCAGACAACAATCTTATTGCAGAAATGATTGCGGTTAATACGACCGCTAATCTTGATTTCTCAGACAAGAATAATACCAAGGTCATCGGCAATCCTACAGAAGGAGCTCTTCTCCTTTGGATCCAGAAGAAAGGATCTGATTATTTAGAGATACGTGATACAGTACAATTGATAGACAGACTACCATTTACAACAGAAAATAAATATATGGCTACAATCGTAGAATCTGCTGTTCTTGGTAAGAAGGTAGTCTATGTCAAAGGTGCTCCTGAGATTTTACTGAATCTCTGTGATATTAGTTCTGATTCAAAGAACTCTCTAGAAAAAGAACTCTTGTCATATCAGAATAAAGCAATGCGTACATTAGGTCTTGCTTACATGGAACTTACGGATAATGATAACATCTTTAAGGATGGAAAACTTATTGCTAATAATCTTAAGTTCGTAGGCATCTTTGCAATTCAAGATGATATACGCGATGGCGTTAAGGAATCTATTGGTGATTGCATGAAGGCAGGTATCGCTGTGAAGATTGTAACTGGTGATACTCCTGGAACGGCTAAGGAGATTGGACGAAAGATTGGTCTTTGGCAGGATTCAGATACAGGCAAGAATATCATTACGGGGGCAGAGCTTGCCCTTTTGACTGATAAACAACTTCAAGAGCGAGCAATGGATCTGAAGATTATTGCTCGTGCAAGACCAATGGATAAGAAACGTCTTGTAGAAGCTCTTCAGAGTCTTGATCAAGTCGTAGCAGTTACTGGTGATGGTACTAACGATGCTCCTGCTTTGAATAAGGCTGACGTAGGTTTGTCAATGGGTAATGGTACTGCTGTGGCTAAAGATGCTTCAGATATGATTATCCAGGATAATTCATTCAGTACTATTGCCAATGCTGTTATGTGGGGACGTTCTCTTTACAAGAATATCCAGCGTTTCCTTCTCTTCCAGCTTACTGTTAATGTTGCTGCATGTTTCCTTGTCCTTTTTGGAGCATTTTTGGGTACAGAGTCACCTCTTACTGTTACGCAAATGCTTTGGGTTAACTTGATTATGGACACCTTCGCAGCAATTGCACTTTCTGCCCTTCCACCACAGAAATCTGTTATGGAAGATAAGCCACGTGATCCAAAGGCATTTATTCTAGACTCGTCAATGTTGCGTAACATCTTTGGTGTTGGCGGATTCTTCTTCGTTATTCTCCTTGCTCTTTTGATTATCTCTCAACATGCAGATATTAAGAGTATGAGTGACCTGCTTAACTTCCATTTTGGTGAACGTAATGAGGTTTCTGTTTATGAGCTAACTCTAATATTTACGATATTTGTTATGACTCATATGGGATATATATTTAATGCTCGTGGTTACAAGACGGGAGGTTCTGGCTGGAATCTAAAGGGTTGTGATGGATTCCTTATTATTGCTACGGTTGTGACTGTTGGACAGATTGCTATCGTTCAAGTTCCGTTCCTGAATAGTTTCTTTAATGTTCAGCAGTTGCCATTTAGTGATTGGGTGATTATATTCATCATTGGATTCTTAGTCACTGGAGTTAGAGAACTTAAACATTTAATATTCAAATAA
- a CDS encoding Bax inhibitor-1 family protein yields MEYNKLYNYNMQGNVIDFPATFAKVMRNVYGWMSCELLMTALTAMIVAGHPDIIYAIATNKLLLWGLFGAGIGLVLWLSARINSMSSMTAGLMFAAYAILNGVTMLFIFLAYTMESIASTFFTTAGTFAVMSFIGFVTKKDLSGIGKILTMLLIGLVIATIVNIFVANSGLSLILNYVGVFVFVGLTAYDTQKIKTLIHEATMYGDEEQTNKLALMDSLTLYLDFINLFLYLLRFLGNRK; encoded by the coding sequence ATGGAATATAATAAATTATATAATTACAATATGCAAGGTAATGTCATAGATTTCCCTGCAACATTTGCTAAGGTAATGCGAAATGTTTATGGTTGGATGTCATGTGAATTATTGATGACAGCTCTAACAGCAATGATTGTGGCAGGACATCCAGACATTATATATGCTATTGCTACGAATAAACTTCTTTTATGGGGACTTTTTGGTGCGGGGATAGGATTGGTTTTGTGGCTAAGTGCTAGAATAAATTCCATGTCATCAATGACTGCAGGTTTGATGTTTGCTGCATATGCTATCCTTAATGGCGTAACGATGTTATTCATATTTCTTGCATACACTATGGAGAGTATTGCCTCGACCTTCTTTACAACGGCAGGAACATTTGCTGTCATGTCCTTTATCGGATTTGTCACAAAGAAGGATTTATCTGGCATAGGTAAAATACTCACAATGCTTCTGATTGGACTTGTTATTGCGACAATAGTTAATATATTTGTTGCAAACTCTGGACTGTCTCTCATTTTGAATTATGTTGGTGTGTTTGTCTTTGTCGGTTTGACCGCATACGACACTCAGAAAATAAAAACGTTAATTCATGAAGCAACAATGTATGGAGATGAGGAACAGACGAATAAACTTGCTCTTATGGACAGTTTGACTCTTTACCTTGATTTTATTAATCTTTTCTTATACCTATTGAGATTCTTAGGTAATAGGAAATAA
- a CDS encoding DUF6565 domain-containing protein, whose protein sequence is MVSFRHFASYVTGALFVLCAIGCHSKQTPIDKLENFTEEIQNKAQDYTEEDWKTSAEELEQIEKEIEQYKSEYTDEELKEIGRLKGICLARFTKHSFKTFKSGLEDAMKEAEGLIEGFSQGFGDKEE, encoded by the coding sequence ATGGTAAGTTTTAGACATTTTGCTTCATATGTGACTGGTGCATTGTTTGTACTGTGTGCTATTGGTTGTCATTCTAAGCAAACTCCAATTGATAAACTTGAAAACTTTACTGAAGAAATTCAGAACAAAGCTCAGGATTATACAGAAGAGGATTGGAAGACTTCTGCTGAGGAGTTGGAGCAGATAGAAAAAGAAATTGAACAATATAAATCCGAATATACAGATGAGGAGCTGAAAGAAATAGGCCGCCTAAAAGGCATTTGTCTTGCTCGGTTTACAAAGCATTCTTTTAAGACTTTCAAAAGTGGGCTTGAAGATGCAATGAAAGAAGCAGAAGGCCTAATTGAAGGTTTTTCACAAGGGTTCGGAGATAAAGAAGAATAA